In Uranotaenia lowii strain MFRU-FL chromosome 2, ASM2978415v1, whole genome shotgun sequence, one genomic interval encodes:
- the LOC129743111 gene encoding uncharacterized protein LOC129743111 encodes MTSPGKYVRAPLYVDSDSEENFEESLSTAAFEDTESETDDVVQIPKPITKSPEKSETMKRMDHFASLLQALIEKDRKETTSADEENDQNWGYGPDESCTPVEENSNSFIRWDMIPSFPKDVPSNKLWESWQNFLENFEIYASLSKSSDPMQRTKLLYLAMGSNLQGIVKAARLKPSLKDPRCYSTFVKNVDAHLRSMTDTAAEHEAFSLMRQEPNESAVIFHSRLTAKVRLCGYSRRDEDRFIRAQLVKGMSNRDLAKEARTHDYSTNQIVQMATKSEVYDAENARAAPSALAVDKKPWEHRQSNYRRENPPQNVVKRKYHQDRRQGNGSDDELNRKHRKGTPRDYQKGRRSRCWRCDYVHRGTTCPAKHRPCIRCGKNGHFIATCKENKVHSIDEVEKNTIIEKTESDQVQF; translated from the coding sequence ATGACCAGTCCGGGAAAATACGTGAGAGCGCCTCTCTACGTGGATTCCGATTCCGAAGAGAATTTTGAGGAAAGCTTGAGTACAGCTGCATTCGAAGACACCGAGTCCGAAACCGATGATGTTGTTCAAATACCTAAGCCGATAACGAAGAGCCCGGAGAAAAGTGAAACTATGAAGAGGATGGACCATTTCGCTTCACTGCTACAAGCTCTTATAGAAAAAGATCGAAAAGAAACCACATCGGCCGATGAGGAGAACGACCAGAATTGGGGATATGGACCAGACGAATCTTGCACACCAGTTGAAGAAAATTCGAACTCATTCATTCGATGGGACATGATCCCATCTTTCCCGAAGGATGTTCCATCCAATAAGCTATGGGAATCTTGGCAAAACTTTCTTGAGAATTTCGAGATATACGCCTCTCTTTCGAAATCGAGTGATCCGATGCAACGAACTAAATTACTTTACCTAGCTATGGGAAGTAACCTACAAGGGATCGTCAAAGCAGCAAGGCTCAAACCATCTCTCAAAGACCCCCGTTGCTACTCAACGTTCGTGAAAAATGTGGATGCCCATTTGAGATCGATGACCGATACCGCTGCGGAGCATGAGGCGTTTTCTCTCATGCGGCAGGAACCAAACGAATCAGCCGTTATCTTTCATTCAAGGCTGACCGCTAAAGTAAGGTTGTGCGGCTACAGTCGCAGGGACGAGGACCGTTTTATTCGTGCACAACTAGTAAAAGGAATGTCGAACCGCGACTTAGCAAAAGAAGCGCGAACACATGACTATAGTACAAATCAAATTGTACAGATGGCCACAAAAAGCGAGGTTTATGACGCCGAGAATGCACGTGCAGCTCCAAGTGCATTAGCAGTCGACAAGAAACCTTGGGAGCACAGACAATCAAACTATCGCAGGGAAAATCCACCACAGAATGTGGTCAAACGCAAGTACCATCAGGACCGTCGTCAGGGAAATGGCTCAGATGACGAACTGAACCGTAAACATCGTAAAGGGACCCCTCGCGATTACCAGAAGGGCCGCAGGTCACGTTGCTGGCGATGCGATTACGTTCACCGGGGTACCACATGCCCAGCTAAACATCGCCCATGCATTAGATGCGGGAAAAATGGACATTTCATTGCAACTTGTAAGGAAAACAAGGTTCACAGCATCGACGAAGTGGAAAAAAATACcatcattgaaaaaactgaaagtgACCAGgtacagttttaa